GCGCCCTCGCTCGGTCTACGACACATAGGCTTCTGGCACTCCTCTTGCTTACGCAAGCGTCGTTCCAGTCCCTAACGTCCCGTTTCCGGGACTCAGGGCCAGCCTACGTCGGTTAGTCTAGTTCGTTATTTGCAATGGCGAAAAATAAATTTTAAATCACAAAAAATCAAGGTTGACAAAAGTATATACTATGATATATACTTTTGTCATGCAAACAGCAAAAATTTTTATCAACGGAAGAAGCCAAGCAGTCAGAATTCCGAAAGAATTCCAATTTAAGGGAGATGAAGTTTTTATTCAAAAACTTGGTGATGCAGTTATTCTTGTTCCAAAAAATAAAGCATGGAATGCATTTTTAGATGGATTAAATGGTTTTTCAGATGATTTTATGAAAGATGGGAGAAATGAACTACCAGATTCTGAAAGAGACTTTATCTGATGTTCCTTCTTGATACAAATATTTGCATTTTCCTCATTAAAAAGAAAAATCAAATTCTATTAGATAAAATTAAAAAGAATTATAATAAAGGTATCTTCATTTCAACTTTAACACTCGCTGAACTAGAATTTGGTATTCAGAACAGTGAACAAAAGGAAAAAAATAGACTTTCGCTAATCGAATTCCTTGCTATTTTTGAAGTCTTACCTTTTGAAGAAAGAGACACGCAAGCTTTTGGAATTATTAAAGCTGATTTAAAAAAATCAGGC
This genomic window from Leptospira noumeaensis contains:
- the vapB gene encoding type II toxin-antitoxin system antitoxin VapB, translated to MQTAKIFINGRSQAVRIPKEFQFKGDEVFIQKLGDAVILVPKNKAWNAFLDGLNGFSDDFMKDGRNELPDSERDFI
- the vapC gene encoding type II toxin-antitoxin system tRNA(fMet)-specific endonuclease VapC, with amino-acid sequence MFLLDTNICIFLIKKKNQILLDKIKKNYNKGIFISTLTLAELEFGIQNSEQKEKNRLSLIEFLAIFEVLPFEERDTQAFGIIKADLKKSGNLIGSIDALLAAQAVSRNLTFITNNTKEFKRVKNLIFEDWTL